A section of the Mycobacterium sp. 3519A genome encodes:
- a CDS encoding ABC transporter ATP-binding protein — MSLLTVSDLHVTFPTDAERVNAVRGMNFDVAEGEVVALVGESGSGKSATAMSIIGLLPEYAEVSGSIRLHGDELLGLSDTQMSKIRGRRIGTVFQDPMSALTPVYTVGDQIAEALRVHRPDIGKREATTRAVELLELVGIGQPERRAAAFPHELSGGERQRVVIAIAIANDPDLLICDEPTTALDVTVQAQILDVLRTARDVTGAAVLIITHDLGVVAEFADRALVMYAGRAVETAPVDVLYRDRRMPYTAGLLGSVPRLDAPQGARLVPIPGAPPSMAALPPGCPFAPRCPLAIEQCRAAEPALLQIAAGHRAACIRTEHVAGRTAADIYGVSTEPRDTVVDAAAPVVLRVDDLVKTYKLTKGVVLRRQVGEVRAVDGVSFELQQGRTLGIVGESGSGKSTTLHQILELSTPQGGSIEVLGRDVAALDRHARRALRGDLQVVFQDPVASLDPRLPVFDVLAEPLQANGFNKSRTDERVTELLDIVGLRREDASRYPAEFSGGQKQRIGIARALALQPKILALDEPVSALDVSIQAGIINLLLDLQDRFGLSYLFVSHDLSVVKHLAHRVAVMYKGKVVEQGDGDAVFANPQQEYTRRLLAAVPQPDPNRR; from the coding sequence GTGAGCCTGCTGACGGTATCCGATCTGCATGTCACCTTCCCGACCGACGCCGAGCGGGTGAATGCGGTGCGCGGCATGAACTTCGACGTGGCCGAGGGTGAGGTCGTGGCGCTCGTCGGCGAATCCGGGTCCGGCAAGTCCGCAACGGCCATGTCGATCATCGGGCTGCTGCCCGAGTACGCCGAGGTGTCCGGCTCGATTCGGCTGCATGGTGATGAGCTGCTCGGCCTGTCCGATACCCAGATGTCGAAGATCCGCGGCAGGCGCATCGGCACGGTCTTCCAGGACCCGATGTCGGCGCTGACGCCTGTCTACACCGTCGGCGACCAGATCGCCGAGGCGCTGCGCGTACACCGTCCGGATATCGGCAAGCGGGAAGCCACAACCCGGGCCGTCGAACTGCTCGAACTCGTTGGCATCGGCCAGCCCGAACGGCGGGCCGCGGCTTTTCCACACGAGCTGTCCGGCGGCGAACGGCAGCGGGTGGTGATCGCGATTGCGATCGCCAACGACCCCGATCTGTTGATCTGCGACGAGCCGACCACGGCCCTCGACGTCACGGTGCAGGCGCAGATCCTCGACGTGCTGCGCACCGCGCGCGACGTCACCGGCGCCGCCGTGCTGATCATCACCCACGATCTGGGGGTGGTCGCGGAGTTCGCCGACCGCGCGCTGGTGATGTACGCCGGGCGGGCCGTCGAGACAGCGCCCGTCGACGTCCTGTACCGCGACCGCCGGATGCCTTACACCGCTGGGCTTCTCGGGTCGGTGCCGCGGCTGGACGCGCCGCAGGGGGCGCGGCTGGTGCCCATACCCGGTGCGCCGCCGTCGATGGCGGCGCTGCCACCGGGTTGTCCGTTCGCGCCGCGCTGCCCGTTGGCCATCGAACAGTGCCGCGCCGCCGAACCGGCGTTGCTCCAGATCGCGGCCGGGCATCGGGCCGCGTGTATCCGCACCGAACACGTGGCGGGACGGACCGCCGCGGACATCTACGGCGTGTCGACCGAGCCGCGCGACACGGTGGTCGACGCCGCTGCGCCGGTGGTGTTGCGTGTCGACGACCTGGTGAAGACCTACAAGCTGACGAAGGGCGTGGTGCTGCGCAGGCAGGTCGGCGAGGTGCGCGCGGTGGACGGCGTCAGCTTCGAACTACAGCAGGGCCGCACGTTGGGCATCGTCGGGGAATCCGGGTCGGGCAAGTCGACGACGCTGCACCAGATCCTGGAGCTGTCCACACCGCAGGGCGGGTCCATCGAGGTACTCGGCCGCGACGTCGCGGCGCTCGACCGGCACGCCAGGCGGGCGCTGCGCGGCGACCTGCAGGTGGTGTTCCAGGATCCGGTCGCATCGTTGGACCCACGGCTTCCGGTGTTCGACGTGCTGGCAGAACCGTTGCAGGCCAACGGTTTCAACAAGAGCCGCACCGATGAGCGGGTGACCGAACTGCTCGACATCGTGGGGTTGCGCCGCGAGGACGCCAGCAGGTACCCCGCTGAATTCTCCGGCGGGCAGAAGCAGCGCATCGGCATCGCGCGGGCGCTGGCGTTGCAACCGAAAATCCTCGCGCTCGACGAACCCGTATCCGCGCTGGACGTTTCGATCCAGGCGGGCATCATCAACCTGCTGCTCGACCTGCAGGACCGGTTCGGCCTTTCGTATCTGTTCGTGTCGCACGACCTGTCGGTGGTCAAGCACCTGGCCCACCGGGTGGCGGTGATGTACAAGGGAAAGGTGGTCGAACAGGGCGACGGTGATGCGGTGTTTGCCAATCCGCAGCAGGAGTACACCCGCCGCCTCCTTGCCGCAGTTCCTCAACCAGACCCGAATCGCAGGTAA
- a CDS encoding ABC transporter permease produces the protein MSEPITAKSGVDVKQFASRSALVRRRFLRNKPGVVSLALLVVLFVACYALPPLLPYSYTDLDFYALQQPPSTEHWFGTNALGQDLLAQTLRGMQKSMLIGVFVAFISTIIAATVGTVAGYFGKWRDRTLMWIVDLMLVVPSFLLITIVVQRTKGDVVWLIILLSAFSWMISSRIVRGMTLSMREREFVSAARYMGVPNWRIIVRHILPNVASIIIIDTALNVGVAVLAETGLSFLGFGIQPPDVSLGTLIADGTKSVTTFPWVFLFPAGVLVLIILCANLVGDALRDALDPSARTLRRRRS, from the coding sequence ATGAGCGAACCGATCACCGCCAAGTCGGGTGTCGACGTCAAACAGTTCGCCTCGCGAAGCGCGTTGGTACGGCGCCGGTTCCTGCGCAACAAGCCGGGCGTCGTCTCGCTGGCACTGCTGGTGGTGCTGTTCGTCGCGTGCTACGCGTTGCCGCCGCTGTTGCCGTACAGCTACACCGATCTCGATTTCTACGCCCTGCAGCAGCCACCGAGCACCGAGCACTGGTTCGGCACCAACGCGCTGGGCCAGGACCTACTCGCCCAAACCCTGCGCGGCATGCAGAAGTCGATGCTCATAGGTGTCTTCGTGGCATTCATCTCGACCATCATCGCGGCGACGGTGGGAACCGTCGCAGGCTATTTCGGCAAATGGCGGGACCGCACGCTGATGTGGATCGTCGACCTCATGCTGGTGGTGCCGAGCTTCCTGCTGATCACCATCGTCGTGCAACGAACCAAGGGCGACGTGGTGTGGCTGATCATCCTGCTGTCCGCGTTCAGTTGGATGATCAGCTCACGAATAGTGCGGGGCATGACACTGAGCATGCGTGAACGTGAATTCGTCTCCGCCGCACGGTATATGGGCGTGCCCAACTGGCGGATCATCGTGCGCCACATCCTGCCGAACGTCGCATCGATCATCATCATCGACACGGCGCTGAACGTCGGGGTGGCGGTGCTCGCCGAAACTGGGCTGAGCTTCCTGGGTTTCGGTATCCAGCCGCCCGACGTCTCGCTGGGAACGCTGATCGCCGACGGCACCAAATCGGTGACGACCTTCCCATGGGTGTTCCTGTTCCCCGCGGGCGTTCTGGTGCTGATCATCTTGTGCGCCAACCTTGTCGGTGATGCGTTACGCGACGCGCTGGACCCGAGCGCGCGTACGTTGCGGAGGCGCCGCTCGTGA
- a CDS encoding acyl-CoA dehydrogenase family protein: MTSVDRVTRLLPGTSAWTDLLAQIAAGAKDRDLNDENPFDQVAALKRAGFGTLRLPEHLGGSGFTVPQLFSAVIEVAQADPIVAHIFRTHFWFVEERLRTADDPSSARWLHKVEAGKVFGNAFSEKGSLAVGSLVFNTRLLPADGGGYRLTGEKYYSTGTLFSDYLTVATTTDHDSVATVVVPADREGVQLIDDWDGFGQRRTGTGTTVFTDVAVSEDEVLSDTPYDAAPVPTVQYASLQLYIHAVVAGILASVVDDGVALLRSRDRSFSHALSERPTDDPLYQKQLGELAATAYIAKAAVLDAAEAIAAATASETDGVPDADLAEEAQLKAAKVKVHLDNVAPEAATRLLELGGASAASRQRNLDRHWRNIRTITLHNPVAYKARVIGQNLLHGTPVPANAYF; encoded by the coding sequence ATGACCTCCGTGGACCGCGTTACCCGCCTGCTGCCCGGCACCTCAGCATGGACCGACCTGCTGGCCCAGATCGCCGCAGGCGCAAAGGATCGAGATCTCAACGACGAGAACCCCTTCGACCAAGTGGCCGCGCTGAAGCGGGCCGGCTTCGGCACACTGCGACTTCCCGAGCACCTCGGCGGCTCGGGATTCACTGTGCCCCAACTATTCTCCGCAGTGATCGAGGTGGCGCAGGCCGATCCCATTGTGGCCCACATCTTTCGGACTCATTTCTGGTTCGTCGAGGAACGGCTGCGCACCGCCGACGATCCCAGTTCGGCGCGCTGGCTGCACAAGGTGGAGGCGGGAAAGGTCTTCGGCAACGCGTTCAGCGAGAAGGGCTCGCTGGCCGTCGGCAGCCTGGTGTTCAACACCCGCCTGCTGCCCGCCGACGGCGGCGGTTACCGGCTGACCGGCGAGAAGTACTACAGCACCGGCACGTTGTTCTCGGACTATCTCACCGTCGCCACCACCACCGACCACGACTCCGTCGCCACGGTCGTGGTGCCCGCCGACCGGGAAGGGGTGCAGCTGATCGACGACTGGGACGGCTTCGGGCAGCGCCGCACCGGGACCGGTACCACGGTGTTCACCGACGTAGCGGTGTCCGAGGACGAGGTGCTGAGCGACACGCCGTACGACGCGGCCCCGGTGCCCACGGTGCAGTACGCGTCGTTGCAGCTGTACATCCACGCGGTGGTGGCAGGCATTCTGGCGAGCGTCGTCGACGACGGTGTTGCACTGCTGCGGTCGCGGGACCGCAGCTTCAGCCATGCGCTGTCCGAACGCCCGACCGATGACCCGCTGTATCAGAAGCAACTAGGTGAACTGGCCGCGACGGCCTACATCGCCAAAGCCGCCGTACTCGACGCGGCCGAGGCGATCGCGGCGGCCACCGCGTCGGAGACCGACGGCGTGCCCGACGCAGACCTCGCCGAGGAAGCCCAGTTGAAGGCGGCCAAGGTCAAGGTGCACCTGGACAACGTCGCACCCGAGGCGGCCACCCGGCTGCTGGAACTCGGCGGGGCCAGCGCAGCCAGCAGGCAGCGCAACCTCGACCGGCACTGGCGCAATATCCGCACCATCACGCTGCACAACCCGGTCGCGTACAAGGCGCGGGTGATCGGGCAGAACCTGTTGCACGGCACACCCGTTCCGGCCAATGCCTACTTCTAG
- a CDS encoding GMC family oxidoreductase, with product MDADYIVVGTGSAGSVVADRLSADPTASVVVLEAGPRDKDKFIHIPAGFAKLFRSAVDWDYLTEPQKELDGREIYWPRGKMLGGSSSMNAMMWVRGFPADYDEWAQHAGEQWNYANVEKYFRRIENGPLVLSAQRSPRKSTAAWLAAARECGHHGFVETRVTQRRGARWSTADAYLKPALQRKNLTLHTEAVVTRILFDGTRATGVEFEQLGQRRVVRAAREVVLCAGAINSPHLLMVSGVGPRDHLAEHGIDVVADAPDVGANLLDHLVVPLGFDVPDDTLFAAEKPLELVNYLLRRRGMLTSNVGEAYGFVKSRDDLDQPDLELIFAPAPFFEEGLGDPYDRHAVVMGPILLKPHSRGTITLRSADPRHKPVIDPKYLTDDAGADRAALMSGLRICADIAKAAALKGIIGKVARPLGATELDDETLERALNSLSHTLYHPVGTCRMGSDDASVVDPELRVRGVDGLRVADASVMPTIIRGHTHAPSVLIGEKAADLVRGAC from the coding sequence GTGGACGCCGACTACATCGTGGTGGGGACCGGCTCGGCCGGATCCGTCGTGGCCGACAGACTCAGTGCCGATCCGACCGCTTCCGTCGTGGTGCTCGAGGCGGGCCCGCGGGACAAGGACAAGTTCATCCACATCCCCGCCGGCTTCGCGAAGTTGTTTCGCAGCGCTGTGGACTGGGACTACCTGACCGAACCGCAAAAGGAACTCGACGGACGCGAAATCTATTGGCCTCGAGGGAAAATGCTCGGCGGGTCGTCGTCGATGAACGCGATGATGTGGGTCCGCGGCTTTCCCGCCGACTACGACGAGTGGGCGCAACACGCCGGCGAACAATGGAACTACGCGAACGTCGAGAAGTACTTCCGGCGCATCGAAAACGGTCCGCTGGTCCTGTCGGCGCAGCGCAGTCCGCGCAAGTCGACCGCCGCGTGGCTGGCCGCCGCGCGCGAATGCGGCCACCACGGATTCGTCGAGACCCGAGTCACCCAGCGCAGGGGAGCTCGCTGGAGCACGGCCGACGCGTATCTCAAGCCCGCGCTGCAGCGGAAGAACCTGACGCTGCACACCGAAGCGGTCGTCACCCGCATCCTGTTCGACGGGACACGGGCGACAGGAGTGGAATTCGAGCAGCTGGGCCAGCGGCGGGTGGTGCGGGCCGCACGTGAGGTGGTGTTGTGCGCTGGTGCGATCAACAGCCCGCACCTGTTGATGGTGTCGGGAGTCGGCCCGCGCGACCATCTCGCGGAACACGGTATCGACGTGGTGGCCGACGCACCCGACGTCGGCGCCAATCTGCTTGACCACCTTGTTGTTCCACTGGGCTTCGACGTCCCCGACGACACGTTGTTCGCCGCCGAGAAGCCGCTGGAACTGGTCAACTACCTGCTCCGCAGGCGCGGCATGCTCACCTCGAACGTCGGCGAGGCGTACGGGTTCGTCAAGAGCCGCGACGACCTGGACCAGCCGGACCTGGAACTGATCTTCGCGCCGGCCCCGTTCTTCGAGGAAGGTCTAGGCGACCCGTACGACCGGCACGCCGTGGTGATGGGCCCGATCCTGCTCAAACCGCACAGCCGCGGCACCATCACGCTGCGGTCGGCGGATCCGAGACACAAGCCGGTCATCGACCCGAAGTATCTGACCGACGATGCCGGTGCCGACCGTGCTGCGTTGATGTCCGGGCTCAGGATATGCGCCGACATCGCCAAGGCCGCGGCGCTGAAAGGCATCATCGGAAAGGTGGCGCGACCGCTTGGCGCCACGGAACTCGACGACGAGACTCTCGAGCGTGCGCTGAATTCGTTGTCGCACACGCTCTATCACCCGGTCGGCACCTGCCGGATGGGCAGCGACGACGCGAGCGTCGTCGACCCCGAGCTCAGGGTGCGCGGTGTGGACGGGCTGCGGGTGGCCGACGCGTCTGTGATGCCGACCATCATCCGCGGCCACACCCACGCACCTAGCGTGCTGATCGGCGAGAAGGCCGCCGATCTAGTTCGCGGGGCTTGCTAG
- a CDS encoding ABC transporter permease, translating to MTRFLARRLLNYVVLLAVASFLTFSLASLTFRPLDNLLQRNPRPPQAVIDAKAAELGLDKPIPLRYGHWVSGVMHGDFGTTIGGQPVSDELWRRIGVSLRLLVIGSVAGTIIGVVVGAWGAIRQYRLSDRVITVLSLLVISTPVFVVANLLILAALRVNSVLGVQLFEYTGETSPDAVGGAWNQFVDRVQHLVLPTFTLALGAIAGYSRYQRNAMLDVLGQDFIRTARAKGLTRRRALFKHGLRTALIPMATLFAYSVAGLFTGAVFTEKIFGWHGMGEWFVQGIATQDTNIVVAITLFSGVTILLAGLLSDVIYAALDPRVRVR from the coding sequence ATGACGCGTTTCCTCGCCCGGCGATTGCTGAACTACGTCGTGCTGTTGGCGGTGGCCTCGTTTCTGACCTTCTCGTTGGCCTCGCTGACGTTTCGTCCGCTGGACAACCTGCTGCAGCGCAATCCGCGACCGCCGCAAGCCGTGATCGACGCCAAGGCCGCCGAGCTCGGCCTCGACAAACCGATTCCGCTCCGCTACGGCCATTGGGTGTCCGGCGTGATGCACGGCGACTTCGGCACCACCATCGGTGGACAGCCCGTGTCAGACGAACTCTGGCGCCGCATCGGCGTCAGCCTCCGGCTGTTGGTAATCGGTTCGGTGGCGGGCACGATCATCGGTGTCGTGGTGGGCGCGTGGGGGGCGATCCGGCAGTACCGGCTGTCCGATCGTGTCATCACGGTGTTGTCGCTGTTGGTGATCAGCACGCCGGTGTTCGTGGTCGCCAACCTGTTGATCCTGGCCGCGTTGCGCGTGAACTCGGTGCTCGGTGTGCAGTTGTTCGAGTACACCGGCGAGACGTCACCGGATGCGGTCGGCGGCGCCTGGAACCAATTCGTCGATCGGGTGCAACACCTTGTGCTGCCGACGTTCACGTTGGCGCTCGGCGCGATCGCGGGTTACAGCCGCTATCAACGCAATGCGATGCTCGACGTGCTGGGCCAAGACTTCATCCGCACCGCGCGCGCCAAGGGACTGACCCGACGACGTGCGTTGTTCAAACACGGACTGCGCACCGCGTTGATTCCGATGGCCACCTTGTTCGCCTACAGCGTCGCGGGCCTGTTCACCGGAGCGGTGTTCACCGAGAAGATCTTCGGCTGGCACGGCATGGGCGAGTGGTTCGTGCAGGGCATCGCGACCCAGGACACCAACATCGTCGTTGCGATCACGCTCTTTTCGGGCGTGACGATCCTGTTGGCGGGGTTGTTGTCCGACGTCATCTACGCGGCTCTCGATCCACGGGTGCGGGTGCGATGA
- a CDS encoding ABC transporter family substrate-binding protein, whose amino-acid sequence MKIRHFAALAVSVCLVLAGCSSGKQETPPPAGGSAEVGSTNDINPQDVSKLQQGGNLRLALTAFPENFNSLHIDGNSADSAGMLKASMPRAFRVAADGSMTLNTDYFTGAELTSTNPQVVTWTINPKAVWSDGTPITWEDIASQFHATSGKDKAFASASPNGADRVESVTRGVDDRQAVVKFSKPYAEWRGMLSGNTMLLPKSMTATPEAFNKGQLNAPGPSAGPFIISTVDRTAQRIVLTRNPKWWGTPALLDSITYIVLDDAARIPALQNNTIDATGTATLDELTIARGTKGISIRRAPGNSWYHFTFNGAPGSILADKALRLAIAKAIDRQTIANVTQRGLADNPVPLNNHVYVAGQEGYQDNSGVVAYDPEKAKQELDALGWKLNGQFREKDGKQLVIRDVLYDSLSTRQFGQIAQNNLAQVGVKLDLDAKGGAGFFSNHINVGDFDIAQFSWVGDAFPLSGLPQIYASDGDSNFGKIGSPEIDAKIEQTLEELDPAKARVLANEVDKLIWAEGFSLPLTQSPGNVAVRSNLANFGAFGLADADYTKIGFMKP is encoded by the coding sequence ATGAAGATCCGACACTTCGCCGCGCTCGCCGTCAGTGTTTGTCTGGTGCTCGCCGGATGCTCGAGCGGCAAGCAGGAGACGCCGCCGCCGGCGGGCGGGTCCGCGGAGGTCGGCAGCACCAACGACATCAACCCGCAGGACGTTTCCAAGCTGCAGCAGGGCGGCAATTTGCGGTTGGCGCTCACCGCGTTTCCGGAGAACTTCAACTCGCTGCACATCGACGGCAATTCCGCCGACTCCGCGGGCATGCTGAAGGCCAGCATGCCGCGGGCATTTCGGGTCGCCGCCGACGGATCGATGACGCTGAACACCGACTACTTCACCGGCGCCGAACTGACCAGCACCAACCCGCAGGTCGTCACGTGGACCATCAACCCGAAGGCGGTGTGGAGCGACGGCACCCCGATCACCTGGGAGGACATCGCCTCGCAGTTCCACGCCACCAGCGGCAAGGACAAGGCGTTCGCGAGCGCGAGCCCCAACGGCGCCGATCGCGTCGAGTCGGTGACGCGCGGCGTCGACGACCGCCAGGCAGTAGTGAAATTTTCCAAGCCATACGCCGAATGGCGCGGCATGTTGTCCGGCAACACGATGCTGTTACCCAAGAGCATGACGGCGACGCCCGAGGCGTTCAACAAGGGCCAGTTGAACGCGCCGGGGCCGTCGGCGGGGCCGTTCATCATCTCCACCGTCGACCGCACCGCACAGCGAATCGTGCTGACCCGCAACCCGAAATGGTGGGGCACCCCGGCGCTGCTCGACAGCATCACCTACATCGTGCTCGACGATGCCGCGCGAATCCCCGCGCTGCAGAACAACACCATCGACGCGACCGGCACCGCCACGCTCGACGAGTTGACGATCGCACGGGGCACCAAAGGCATCTCGATTCGGCGGGCGCCGGGAAACAGTTGGTATCACTTCACGTTCAACGGTGCGCCGGGCTCCATCCTTGCCGACAAGGCGTTGCGGTTGGCGATCGCCAAGGCCATTGACCGCCAGACGATCGCGAACGTCACCCAGCGCGGGCTGGCCGACAATCCCGTTCCGCTGAACAACCATGTGTACGTCGCCGGCCAGGAGGGCTATCAGGACAACAGCGGGGTCGTCGCGTACGACCCGGAGAAGGCGAAGCAGGAGTTGGACGCGCTGGGCTGGAAACTCAACGGCCAGTTCCGGGAAAAGGACGGGAAGCAACTGGTCATCCGTGACGTGCTCTACGACTCACTGTCCACCCGCCAGTTCGGCCAGATCGCGCAGAACAACCTGGCCCAGGTCGGGGTCAAGCTGGACCTCGACGCCAAGGGCGGCGCCGGGTTCTTCTCCAACCACATCAACGTCGGTGACTTCGACATCGCCCAATTCAGTTGGGTGGGTGACGCTTTCCCGTTGTCGGGGTTGCCGCAGATCTATGCGTCAGACGGCGACAGCAACTTCGGCAAGATCGGCAGCCCGGAGATCGACGCCAAGATCGAACAGACGCTCGAGGAGTTGGACCCGGCCAAGGCACGCGTCCTCGCCAACGAGGTCGACAAGCTGATCTGGGCCGAGGGTTTCAGCCTGCCGCTGACGCAATCGCCTGGAAACGTCGCGGTGCGAAGCAATTTGGCGAATTTCGGTGCGTTCGGTCTTGCCGACGCCGACTACACCAAGATCGGCTTCATGAAGCCGTAA
- a CDS encoding alpha/beta fold hydrolase, producing the protein MTMNAKRRRAHEKLAALPGVRAVRRPIRGDGGEHFDLFYVRTGRKSAHPLVVIPGGPGAASIALYRGFRRRAAAEGLDVIMVEHRGIGMSRHDDSGTDLPEEALTISQVVDDVAAVLDDAQVDTAVIYGTSYGTYVAAGVGVRHPQRVHAMILDSPVLSADDIDAVRVETRRVLWDGDGAETADLAAKVRELVQQDKLSPASTQLAAAVYGFAGPQVLRRQLDLLLAGRRALWSVLDRGAHFLFERKAPYRHEPDLVGRIGYRELNYAAAPDGKPLDPAIVYREMGIGTTEFEKEPFDLVAEMPKYTWPTVVISGGRDLITPPVVARRIASLVPDAVLVDLATAGHSAIDLRERAALDVIKAVYDGTSSSLPARAKELDSTPGGLGVRLLIWGIVAAAAVEKAVPAAVPRTVQRVTAS; encoded by the coding sequence ATGACGATGAACGCCAAGCGTCGCCGGGCGCACGAGAAGCTCGCAGCGTTGCCGGGTGTGCGGGCGGTGCGGCGGCCGATCCGGGGGGACGGCGGCGAGCACTTCGACCTGTTCTACGTGCGCACCGGCCGCAAATCGGCGCATCCGCTGGTCGTCATTCCAGGCGGTCCCGGCGCCGCCTCGATCGCGCTCTATCGGGGGTTTCGCAGGCGTGCCGCGGCCGAGGGGCTGGACGTGATCATGGTCGAGCACCGCGGCATCGGGATGTCCCGCCACGACGACAGCGGCACGGACCTGCCCGAGGAGGCGCTGACCATCAGCCAGGTGGTCGACGACGTGGCCGCCGTCCTCGATGACGCCCAGGTGGACACGGCGGTCATCTACGGCACCTCGTACGGCACGTATGTGGCCGCCGGGGTCGGGGTGCGTCACCCGCAGCGGGTGCACGCGATGATCCTCGACTCGCCGGTGTTGTCGGCCGACGACATCGACGCGGTCAGGGTGGAAACCCGCAGGGTGCTGTGGGACGGCGACGGCGCGGAGACCGCTGACCTGGCGGCCAAGGTGCGCGAACTGGTGCAGCAGGACAAGTTGAGCCCGGCGTCCACCCAGCTCGCGGCAGCCGTATACGGTTTCGCGGGCCCACAGGTGCTGCGCCGCCAGCTCGACCTGCTACTGGCCGGCCGCCGCGCGTTGTGGTCCGTGCTCGACCGCGGCGCCCATTTTCTTTTCGAACGCAAAGCGCCGTATCGCCATGAGCCGGACCTGGTCGGCCGAATTGGCTACCGCGAGCTGAACTATGCCGCCGCCCCCGACGGAAAACCGCTGGACCCGGCGATCGTGTACCGCGAGATGGGCATCGGCACAACAGAGTTCGAGAAGGAACCGTTCGACCTGGTCGCCGAGATGCCGAAGTACACGTGGCCGACCGTGGTCATCTCGGGCGGTCGCGACCTGATCACGCCGCCCGTGGTGGCGCGCAGGATCGCCTCGCTGGTCCCCGACGCCGTCCTCGTCGATCTCGCGACGGCGGGACACTCGGCGATCGATCTGCGTGAGCGGGCGGCGCTGGACGTCATCAAGGCTGTTTATGACGGCACCAGTTCCTCCCTGCCCGCCAGGGCGAAGGAACTGGATTCGACGCCTGGCGGTCTCGGGGTGCGACTGTTGATCTGGGGTATCGTCGCGGCCGCCGCCGTGGAGAAGGCCGTGCCTGCCGCGGTCCCGCGCACCGTGCAGCGCGTTACGGCTTCATGA
- a CDS encoding wax ester/triacylglycerol synthase domain-containing protein, with protein sequence MNDFMRNTDAFTWAMETDPRLRSTVVTVILLDSTPDWDEVRDRFALISRKLPMLRQRVAQSTPPAPPRWEDCQDFDLDFHMRRVTAAHPATFDTVLEMARLAQMEDFDRARPMWKATLVDGLADGGAAVLCAFHHALTDGVGGIQIGMSLFDLDASPRRLQVASADPEATKRSWLSSYEDTLRYDAELAAKAVSTAVKTVPSLLYNGVRRPVATIGAAAATATSVYRTVRPVNRTGSPLMKRRSLIRRLGVHEVPMPALREAAHRGGGALNDAFVSAVTGGMRRYHDKHGVALGDLHLTMPINLRTEADGMGGNRITLMRFDVPAGLVDPADRIAEIHRRASNVRHERSLPYTQLIAGALNLMPRWYIGSILRHVDFVASDVPGIPVPVFLAGARVRAQYAFGPTIGAAVNVTLLTYVDVCHFGINVDTGAIPDYDAFHACLVEGFDEVLALAD encoded by the coding sequence ATGAACGACTTCATGCGCAACACAGACGCTTTCACCTGGGCGATGGAAACCGATCCACGGCTGAGATCGACTGTGGTGACTGTCATCCTGCTCGACAGCACGCCGGACTGGGATGAGGTCCGAGACCGGTTCGCTCTGATCAGCCGCAAACTGCCGATGCTTCGGCAACGGGTGGCCCAATCGACGCCGCCGGCGCCACCACGCTGGGAAGACTGCCAAGATTTCGATCTCGACTTCCACATGCGGCGTGTCACCGCCGCGCATCCCGCCACTTTCGACACCGTGCTGGAAATGGCGCGGCTGGCGCAGATGGAAGACTTCGACCGCGCCAGGCCGATGTGGAAAGCCACCCTGGTCGACGGTTTGGCGGATGGGGGCGCCGCGGTCTTGTGCGCCTTCCACCACGCGTTGACCGACGGGGTCGGCGGAATCCAGATAGGTATGTCGTTGTTCGACCTCGACGCGTCGCCTCGACGCCTCCAAGTAGCGTCCGCGGATCCGGAAGCAACGAAGCGGTCCTGGCTGAGCAGCTACGAAGACACGCTCCGCTACGACGCGGAACTCGCGGCCAAGGCCGTGTCGACTGCGGTGAAGACCGTTCCCAGCCTGCTGTACAACGGCGTGCGTCGTCCGGTGGCGACCATCGGAGCTGCAGCTGCGACGGCGACCTCCGTCTACCGCACCGTTCGCCCCGTGAATCGCACCGGTTCGCCGCTGATGAAGCGGCGCAGTCTCATTCGTCGCCTCGGTGTGCACGAGGTGCCGATGCCGGCGTTACGCGAGGCGGCGCATCGCGGCGGCGGTGCGCTCAACGACGCATTTGTTTCGGCGGTTACCGGCGGCATGCGCCGCTACCACGACAAGCACGGTGTCGCGCTCGGCGATCTGCATCTGACCATGCCGATCAACCTGCGTACCGAGGCCGACGGGATGGGTGGCAACCGCATCACGTTGATGCGCTTCGACGTGCCTGCCGGCTTGGTCGATCCAGCCGACCGGATCGCCGAAATCCACCGCCGCGCAAGCAACGTCCGTCACGAACGGTCGCTGCCCTATACGCAACTGATCGCCGGTGCGCTGAATCTGATGCCGCGCTGGTATATCGGCTCGATCCTGCGTCACGTCGACTTCGTCGCCAGCGACGTGCCCGGCATTCCGGTGCCGGTCTTCCTCGCCGGCGCGCGTGTCCGCGCCCAATACGCCTTCGGGCCTACGATCGGTGCCGCCGTCAATGTGACGCTGCTGACCTACGTCGACGTCTGCCACTTCGGCATCAACGTCGACACGGGAGCGATCCCTGACTACGACGCCTTCCATGCTTGTCTCGTCGAAGGATTCGACGAGGTGCTGGCCTTGGCCGACTAG